Genomic DNA from Fimbriimonas ginsengisoli Gsoil 348:
AACCTTGACGAAATCTTCAATCCCGATCTCAGGCGCTGCCTTTGGTTGGGCGACTGGCGGCGTGGATGGCTTGGATTCCACATTCTTTGGCTCCACTCGCTTCGCATCCTCCTTTTTTGTGAGTTCCAGCCTTGGAAAGATCGGACGTGGAGTTTGCAGGATCGTTCCCGCAGGGAGGGATTCGTCCCGCCCAATAGAGTCCCAAGTCCTAGTCGGTTCGAGATTGAGCTGGCTAGCGATCGCATCCGCTGCCGAGGGGATCGTCGGCCGGACCAAACCCTCGCACGCTCGAAGGCATAGAAGCATCGACTTCATCACCGATCCAAGGGCTGGATCGTTCGATTTCGAAAGCGCCCACGGCGCGCGGGTGTCGATGTACTTGTTCAGGAACCTCACCAGGCCCCAAGCCGCTTCCACGGCGCGCCCGATCTCGCAGGCATCCATCGCCACGGCGTACGCCTGCTTGGCGGTTTCGATCGCTTCGATCGCCTCCGGTTCAGGAGCCGCATCGGGGACCTCGCCCCCTACGAACTTCTGGGCCATCGCCAGCGACCGGTTCAGCGCATTGCCGAGGTCGTTGGCGAGGTCGGTGTTGTATCGCTGGTCGAAATCCTCATAGGTGAAGGTGGAATCCGATTCCAGCGGGAAAGTAGCCGTGAGGTAGTGCCGCAATACGTCGACGGCAAGGTCTTGAGAGATCCCGGCCTTGGCGGCGAACTCAGTGGCCAACTCGATCGGCCGGACGACGTTCCCTTTCGACTTGGAAATCTTCTCTCCGCCGAGCAGAACCCACCCATGGGCGGCGACCGTATCGAACAACGGGAGGCCGACACCCATCAGCATCGCGGGCCAGAGCGTCGCGTGGAACCGGGTGAGGATATCTTTGCCTACCCACTGCACGCGCGCCGGCCATCGATCTTCCCATCCCGCATCCGGCCACCCGGTCGCGGTGACGTAGTTGATGACGGCATCGAACCAGACATAGATCACCTTATCGGGCTCGTCCGGCACGGCGATGCCCCAGCCGGGATTCCGGCGGGTAATCGACACGTCCCGAAGGCCTTGCTTGATAAAGCTCACCACCTCGTTCTTTCGGTTCTCCGGGCGGATGAACCCAGGGTTCGCCTCGATATGACGCAAAATTGCGTCTCCAAACGCCGAAAGCCGAAAGAAGTAGTTGTCTTCGCTAACCCAGCGAACCGGATTTCCATCCGGGCTCTTCCCGTCGACCAGGTCCTCTTCTCGGAAATACGTCTCGGTGGAAACGTCGTACCATCCCTCGTACTTCCCAAGATAAACGTGGCCGGCTTCGCGCAGCCGTCGGAAGAGCTCTTGGGACGCGCGGATGTGGCGCGGCTCGGAGGTCCGAACGAACTCGTCGTACGAGATCTTGACCGCATCGAAGACGGAGCGGAAGCGGTCGGCGATCTCGGCGACGAACTCGTGGGGATCTCGTCCGGCGGCTTGAGCGGCTTCTTGAATCTTTAAGCCGTTCTCATCCGTACCCACCTGCAGGAAGACATCCTCACCACGCATCCGCAGATACCGAGCCGTCACATCCCCCGAAAGATCGGTGAGGATATTTCCGATGTGCGGCACGCTGTTGACGTACGGTATGGCGGTACAGATGGTGGTTTTTGGCATGAAGCTAGATTTTACTGTCCTGCCCGACCGGTTCCTCGTCTAGCGCTGCAAGGCAACGCTTGTTCGATTGCGCAATGGGCTATTTCGCGCCTCGTGCGGTTATCTTCATGGAACTGTGACCCATGCGCAACCCTCCTTCGCCAAGAATTGGCGGTTTGGTCGAAAAAGATTACTGGTAAAAATACGTAAGTGATATGCCCACAGGTTCATTCCGTTTGAATTCAGCGGGTGGCTCGAAATATCTACGGAGCCTTTGCCCCTGGAAGAAAGCCTCGCGACGAGGCGGAGAATTGTGCGTTAGGCCCCCGCTCGAACAGTGTTTCAATATCGCGTATTTAGCGTAACGAAATAAGCCAGCGCGTTTCCCATCCTCTCACCCTTTTCGCGCTTTGAAACCGTCACCGCAGCCCCCTCGAGACGCTCGGTGCTTTGAAGCTTGAGCTCGAGGTGAATCCGGTAAGGCCGGCGTCCGGCATCCTCGGTTCCAATGTCCCCGTCAAACACGCCGAGCAGACGGCCTTCGCGAAGTTGGACCTCTTCGACCGCATGCGAGGAACCGTCCAAAGTCGCGGTCGCCGAATGGGGACCGGTGATATCGAGCTCGAGCCGCCGGTTACCGGCGTAGGTCTCGATACTCCCGTTCCATTTCCGCGCCCACTCTGGCGGTACTGACTGGATCGGCGAGACGAGGCCTTCAGATTCCGCCGCGAGGCGTGCTCGAAACTCGGGTGAAACCGCGGCCAGCGCTTCGTCGGCGGCGCGGTTGGCGAGCGGACTTTCGCCGTTGGTGAGCACGGCAATCACCAGATCCAGGGACGGGACGAGCCTTAGAATTGTCGACACACCGCCCATAGAACCGGTATGGCCGACGGTTCGGTATCCGAGGCGGTCCTCGTTAACCGCCCAGCCGAACCCATATCCCCGATCGCCTTCGATTTGAACCGTCGCCCGCTGCATCTCGTTCAGCGCGGCGAAAGAAAGGAGCGAGGGACCATTCCCAAGATGGAACCGCCCGAAGGCG
This window encodes:
- the metG gene encoding methionine--tRNA ligase; the protein is MPKTTICTAIPYVNSVPHIGNILTDLSGDVTARYLRMRGEDVFLQVGTDENGLKIQEAAQAAGRDPHEFVAEIADRFRSVFDAVKISYDEFVRTSEPRHIRASQELFRRLREAGHVYLGKYEGWYDVSTETYFREEDLVDGKSPDGNPVRWVSEDNYFFRLSAFGDAILRHIEANPGFIRPENRKNEVVSFIKQGLRDVSITRRNPGWGIAVPDEPDKVIYVWFDAVINYVTATGWPDAGWEDRWPARVQWVGKDILTRFHATLWPAMLMGVGLPLFDTVAAHGWVLLGGEKISKSKGNVVRPIELATEFAAKAGISQDLAVDVLRHYLTATFPLESDSTFTYEDFDQRYNTDLANDLGNALNRSLAMAQKFVGGEVPDAAPEPEAIEAIETAKQAYAVAMDACEIGRAVEAAWGLVRFLNKYIDTRAPWALSKSNDPALGSVMKSMLLCLRACEGLVRPTIPSAADAIASQLNLEPTRTWDSIGRDESLPAGTILQTPRPIFPRLELTKKEDAKRVEPKNVESKPSTPPVAQPKAAPEIGIEDFVKVQLRIGRVFEAEPLEGSDKLMKLQVVIGDERRQIVAGIRKNYGAEDLIGRQVVVCTNLKPAKLRGVESQGMLLAATDSEGGAILLQPDREAPEGTNVK